The proteins below come from a single Streptomyces spongiicola genomic window:
- a CDS encoding DUF3037 domain-containing protein, which translates to MTGRGPARDVFEYALLRVVPRVDRGECFNAGVVVYCRARSFVAARTHLDESRLRALDPRADVAGVRAALLAVEGVCRGGDEAGQAARDDAGRRFRWLIAPRSTVVQPGPVHTGLTADPEAEVERLLDALVR; encoded by the coding sequence ATGACCGGGCGGGGCCCTGCGCGGGACGTCTTCGAGTACGCGCTGCTGCGCGTCGTCCCGCGCGTCGACCGCGGGGAGTGCTTCAACGCGGGTGTGGTGGTCTACTGCCGTGCCCGTTCCTTCGTGGCCGCCCGCACCCATCTGGACGAGTCGAGGCTGCGGGCGCTGGACCCGCGGGCCGACGTCGCCGGTGTGCGGGCGGCGCTGCTCGCCGTGGAGGGCGTCTGCCGCGGCGGGGACGAGGCCGGGCAGGCGGCTCGGGACGACGCGGGGCGGCGCTTCCGCTGGCTGATCGCACCCCGCTCCACCGTGGTGCAGCCCGGTCCCGTCCACACCGGGCTGACCGCCGATCCGGAGGCGGAGGTCGAGCGGCTGCTGGATGCCCTGGTGCGCTGA
- a CDS encoding HipA family kinase, which translates to MISRVAATRYVTPLREGGSLPGIVEADDLGTYVMKFTGAGQGRKTLVAEVVCGQLGRRLGLRVPELVRMQLDPVIGLSEPDQEVQELLKASGGLNLGMDFLPGSIGFDPLAYAVDSGEAGRVVWFDALINNVDRSWRNPNLLVWHGDLWLIDHGATMIWHHNWPGAAVSAAKPYDASDHALAPFRPDVAGAAAALAPLVTRGLLTEVTADVPDEWLVDEPGFDSTDAVRRAYVEALLPRAATIHERITLDAPSGPRPSQAPGWLTGRPGSRPHATGKSGTSGTSGQDGGR; encoded by the coding sequence ATGATCAGCAGGGTCGCTGCCACCCGCTATGTCACCCCCCTGCGTGAGGGCGGTTCGCTCCCGGGCATCGTCGAGGCCGACGATCTCGGTACGTACGTCATGAAGTTCACAGGGGCCGGGCAGGGGCGCAAGACCCTGGTGGCCGAGGTCGTCTGCGGGCAGTTGGGGCGCAGGCTCGGGCTGCGCGTCCCCGAGCTGGTCCGGATGCAGCTCGACCCGGTCATCGGTCTGTCCGAGCCGGACCAGGAGGTTCAGGAGCTGCTCAAGGCCAGCGGCGGGCTGAACCTCGGGATGGACTTCCTGCCCGGCTCGATCGGCTTCGACCCCCTGGCCTACGCGGTGGACTCCGGGGAGGCGGGGCGCGTCGTCTGGTTCGACGCGCTGATCAACAACGTGGACCGCTCCTGGCGGAACCCGAACCTGCTGGTGTGGCACGGCGACCTGTGGCTCATCGACCACGGTGCCACCATGATCTGGCACCACAACTGGCCGGGCGCCGCGGTCTCCGCCGCGAAGCCCTACGACGCCTCCGACCACGCCCTGGCGCCCTTCCGGCCAGACGTCGCGGGCGCGGCAGCCGCACTGGCCCCCCTGGTCACCCGCGGGCTGCTGACCGAGGTGACCGCGGACGTGCCCGACGAATGGCTCGTGGACGAGCCCGGATTCGACTCCACCGACGCGGTGCGCCGCGCCTATGTGGAGGCACTGCTGCCGCGGGCGGCCACGATCCACGAGCGCATCACCCTCGACGCCCCCTCCGGGCCCCGGCCGTCCCAGGCGCCGGGCTGGCTCACCGGGCGCCCCGGCTCCCGGCCGCACGCCACCGGGAAGAGCGGGACGAGCGGGACGAGCGGGCAGGACGGCGGCCGATGA
- a CDS encoding Rieske (2Fe-2S) protein, protein MTGTQGPSRTAVARRTVFTAAGGAGLAAALTACGGSEGADSGTANPADGGTTAGATGGSTGGSTGGTTGGGGGQVIASVADIPEGGGKVIGDIVVTQPTAGEFRAFSSKCTHQGCAVKAVADGLINCPCHNSNFDAGDGSVKSGPATSPLPPAEIVVEGDSIRLA, encoded by the coding sequence ATGACCGGAACGCAGGGACCGTCGCGCACCGCAGTGGCGCGTCGTACCGTCTTCACCGCCGCCGGCGGCGCCGGACTCGCCGCGGCGCTGACGGCGTGCGGCGGATCCGAGGGGGCGGACAGCGGAACGGCGAATCCCGCGGACGGCGGCACGACCGCCGGCGCCACCGGAGGTTCGACGGGCGGTTCGACCGGCGGCACGACGGGCGGAGGCGGAGGCCAGGTCATCGCCAGTGTCGCCGACATCCCGGAGGGCGGCGGCAAAGTGATCGGCGACATCGTGGTGACGCAGCCGACGGCCGGTGAGTTCAGGGCCTTCTCGTCGAAGTGCACCCACCAGGGCTGCGCGGTCAAGGCCGTCGCCGACGGCCTGATCAACTGCCCCTGCCACAACAGCAACTTCGACGCCGGCGACGGCAGCGTGAAGAGCGGTCCGGCCACCTCACCGCTGCCACCCGCGGAGATCGTCGTGGAGGGCGACTCGATCAGGCTCGCCTGA
- a CDS encoding cysteine hydrolase: MPRHEQLVAQLDPSGTVLLTVECQQGVVGRDSALPELAAQARSSGALENIARLVEVAHAAGVQVMHAVAERRPDGRGAGSNAPLLRAALRLPVQQHSGSRAVRVAEPIEVADEDIVVRRLHGLSPVAGTGVDALLRGLGCRTLVVTGVSANVAIPNAVFDAVNLGYTAVVPADAIAGVPPEYTSAMIRNTLALVSTVTTTCEVLACWRAPRRAAHT; encoded by the coding sequence ATGCCGCGTCACGAACAGCTGGTCGCCCAGCTCGACCCGTCCGGCACGGTGCTGCTCACCGTCGAATGCCAGCAGGGAGTCGTCGGCCGGGACAGCGCCCTCCCGGAACTGGCTGCCCAGGCGAGGTCTTCGGGGGCACTGGAGAACATCGCACGGCTCGTGGAGGTGGCCCACGCGGCAGGGGTGCAGGTGATGCACGCGGTGGCGGAGCGGCGTCCGGACGGACGCGGGGCCGGCAGCAACGCTCCCCTGCTCCGGGCCGCCCTACGGCTGCCGGTGCAGCAGCACTCGGGCAGCAGGGCGGTCCGCGTCGCCGAACCCATCGAGGTCGCGGACGAGGACATCGTGGTTCGCCGGCTGCACGGCCTGTCCCCGGTCGCCGGGACCGGGGTGGACGCGCTGCTGCGCGGTCTGGGCTGCCGCACCCTGGTCGTCACGGGCGTCTCGGCCAATGTGGCGATACCGAACGCCGTCTTCGACGCGGTGAACCTCGGCTACACCGCGGTCGTGCCCGCGGACGCGATCGCGGGGGTGCCCCCCGAGTACACCTCCGCGATGATCAGGAACACGCTGGCTCTCGTCTCCACCGTCACCACCACCTGCGAGGTGCTCGCGTGCTGGAGGGCGCCGCGCCGGGCCGCACACACCTGA
- a CDS encoding pyridoxamine 5'-phosphate oxidase family protein, which translates to MAAAQRRGRRIMMSPAEVDVFLTEQRTCRVATVSPDGAPHVSALWFAWDGTSLWLYSITRSRRWSELRRDPRIAVVVDAGEEYGDLRGVELTGNAVFVGEAPRTGGPCPELEEPEKLFARKNFGLDSMPHDGRHGWLRLTPEAVVSWDFRKLAEL; encoded by the coding sequence ATGGCCGCCGCACAGCGCCGGGGCAGGCGCATCATGATGTCGCCCGCCGAGGTGGACGTCTTCCTCACGGAGCAGCGCACCTGCCGGGTCGCCACGGTCTCGCCCGATGGCGCGCCCCATGTCAGCGCCCTGTGGTTCGCGTGGGACGGCACCTCGCTGTGGCTGTACTCGATCACCCGCAGCCGGCGGTGGTCCGAGCTGCGCCGGGATCCGCGGATCGCGGTGGTGGTGGACGCCGGGGAGGAGTACGGCGATCTGCGCGGGGTGGAACTCACCGGCAACGCGGTGTTCGTGGGCGAGGCTCCCCGCACCGGGGGCCCCTGCCCGGAACTCGAGGAACCCGAAAAGCTGTTCGCCCGCAAGAACTTCGGCCTGGACTCGATGCCGCACGACGGCCGGCACGGATGGCTGCGGCTGACGCCGGAGGCGGTCGTGTCCTGGGACTTCCGCAAGCTGGCCGAGCTGTGA
- a CDS encoding LysR family transcriptional regulator: MLNLERLRTLDALARHGSVSAAADGLHVTTSAVSQQMSKLEREVGQQLLARNGRGVRLTDAGRLLADHAARILSQVELAQSDIEAQRGRAVGEVRLGAFPTAARGLFPAALTALRADHPDLCVRTSELEPEYALREVLRGDLDLAVALDWSNKRLPVPGGLAREPLLDDTADVAMPADHPLAGRTHVDLEDFADDDWVSWPEGEFCYEWLVFTLRAKGIEPRIVHLAGEHHTQLALIAAGLGVCVTPRLGRGPVPEGVSLVPVRQKVRRHIYAVWRADADRRPSIRAALSALRSAAAPL; the protein is encoded by the coding sequence ATGTTGAATCTGGAGCGCCTGCGTACCCTGGACGCCCTGGCCCGGCACGGTTCCGTCAGTGCCGCCGCCGACGGGCTGCATGTCACGACGTCTGCCGTGTCGCAGCAAATGTCCAAGCTGGAGCGGGAGGTGGGCCAGCAGCTGCTGGCCCGGAACGGGCGCGGGGTCCGGCTCACCGACGCCGGCCGCCTGCTCGCCGACCACGCCGCCCGGATCCTGTCACAGGTCGAACTCGCCCAGTCGGACATCGAGGCACAGCGGGGCCGCGCCGTCGGCGAGGTGCGGCTCGGGGCGTTCCCGACGGCCGCCCGGGGGCTCTTCCCCGCGGCGCTGACGGCCCTCCGCGCCGACCACCCCGACCTGTGCGTGCGCACCAGCGAACTGGAGCCCGAGTACGCCCTGCGCGAGGTGCTCAGGGGCGATCTCGACCTGGCGGTGGCGCTGGACTGGAGCAACAAGCGGCTCCCCGTCCCGGGCGGGCTGGCACGCGAACCGCTGCTCGACGACACCGCCGACGTGGCCATGCCCGCGGACCACCCGCTGGCCGGGCGTACGCACGTGGACCTTGAGGACTTCGCCGACGACGACTGGGTCTCCTGGCCCGAGGGCGAGTTCTGCTACGAGTGGCTGGTGTTCACCCTGCGAGCCAAGGGCATCGAACCCCGTATCGTCCATCTCGCCGGCGAACACCATACCCAGCTGGCACTGATCGCGGCGGGTCTCGGCGTGTGTGTGACACCAAGGCTGGGCCGGGGGCCGGTCCCCGAGGGGGTCAGCCTCGTCCCGGTGCGCCAGAAGGTGCGCCGGCACATCTACGCGGTCTGGCGTGCGGACGCGGACCGCCGGCCCTCGATTCGCGCGGCGCTGTCGGCGCTGCGTTCGGCCGCGGCACCGCTCTGA
- a CDS encoding DMT family transporter has product MTTVTPPSHTDPASDTAAGSAAGSATGSATDTAAGSEPAPAAPPAAPAAPAPASPPATPPPTAGRGRRAVDWRLRFAALALIWGFSFLLIKLGTDGYAPFQVAFGRVFFGTAVLAAAMAVRRERLPRGARTWAHLTVAAFFLNALPFSLFAYAELTIPSTLAGICNATSPLWGMALSLVALSEDRPTRRRVAGLGIGFLGVLTVLGAWQGFSGLDAGGTAMALLASLSYAVGWIYVRRTLAGSPSSHLSLTGAQLALATLQLAVVTQLFTSLPNSFPVVPLLAVVALGALGTGVAMLMQYGLVAEVGPTTATMVTYFIPVIATAAGVTLLGERLGWNTPVGALIVLVGAALAQGRPGPASAGRSIGRPRAGDGRP; this is encoded by the coding sequence ATGACCACCGTCACGCCGCCGTCGCACACGGACCCCGCCTCGGACACCGCCGCGGGATCTGCCGCGGGATCTGCCACGGGATCTGCCACGGACACCGCCGCGGGATCCGAGCCCGCACCCGCTGCGCCCCCTGCAGCCCCTGCAGCCCCTGCACCGGCCTCTCCCCCGGCGACCCCGCCCCCCACCGCCGGCCGCGGGCGCCGTGCCGTCGACTGGCGGCTGAGGTTCGCCGCACTCGCCCTGATCTGGGGCTTCAGCTTTCTGCTCATCAAGCTCGGCACGGACGGCTACGCCCCGTTCCAGGTCGCCTTCGGCCGGGTGTTCTTCGGTACGGCGGTGCTGGCCGCCGCCATGGCGGTACGGCGGGAGCGGCTGCCGCGCGGAGCGCGCACCTGGGCGCATCTGACCGTCGCGGCGTTCTTCCTCAACGCGCTGCCGTTCTCGCTCTTCGCCTATGCCGAGCTGACCATCCCGTCGACGCTGGCCGGGATCTGCAACGCCACGTCCCCGCTGTGGGGCATGGCGCTGTCGCTGGTGGCGCTGTCCGAGGACCGGCCCACCCGCCGCCGTGTCGCCGGTCTGGGCATCGGGTTCCTCGGCGTGCTCACCGTCCTGGGCGCCTGGCAGGGCTTCTCCGGGCTCGACGCGGGCGGGACGGCGATGGCCCTGCTCGCCTCCCTGAGCTATGCGGTCGGCTGGATATACGTCCGACGTACGCTCGCGGGCTCGCCCTCCTCCCACCTGTCCCTGACCGGGGCGCAGCTGGCGCTGGCTACGCTACAACTGGCGGTGGTGACACAGCTGTTCACGAGCCTGCCGAACTCGTTCCCGGTGGTTCCGCTGCTCGCGGTGGTCGCGCTGGGCGCCCTGGGCACCGGGGTCGCCATGCTGATGCAGTACGGGCTGGTGGCCGAGGTCGGACCCACGACCGCGACCATGGTCACGTACTTCATCCCGGTCATCGCCACCGCCGCGGGAGTCACGCTGCTCGGCGAGCGGCTGGGCTGGAACACCCCGGTGGGTGCTCTGATCGTCCTGGTGGGCGCCGCGCTCGCCCAGGGCAGGCCCGGGCCGGCATCGGCGGGAAGGAGCATCGGGCGGCCCCGGGCGGGCGACGGGCGACCGTGA